The following proteins are co-located in the Streptomyces bottropensis ATCC 25435 genome:
- a CDS encoding SCO2322 family protein, producing MTGLRRDTVARSAAWPLLRPRGVLLVLAGVLLVLASVGAGQARAAAYRYWSFWERDGSAWAYATQGPSTTRPSDGDVQGFRFAVSRDSADAARPRGGADFATVCGGTAARGGEKRVALVVDFGTAADAPDGETPPAARTACARVPDDASTAEALASVAKPLRYDTNAMLCAIAGYPGQGCGEAVGSDADTDADADAGTDADADGRADADSRGASASSQSAAASDAGDGPPDGPSVGLFVGVGVVAVLGGAAVWQARRRRS from the coding sequence GTGACCGGGCTTCGGCGGGACACCGTGGCGCGGTCGGCCGCGTGGCCGCTGCTCCGGCCGCGTGGTGTGCTCCTCGTACTGGCCGGCGTCCTGCTCGTGCTGGCGAGTGTGGGCGCGGGGCAGGCCCGGGCCGCCGCGTACCGCTACTGGTCGTTCTGGGAGCGGGACGGCTCGGCCTGGGCCTACGCCACGCAGGGGCCCTCGACCACGCGGCCGTCCGACGGGGATGTGCAGGGGTTCCGGTTCGCGGTCAGCCGCGACTCCGCGGACGCGGCCCGGCCGCGCGGGGGCGCCGACTTCGCCACCGTCTGCGGGGGAACGGCCGCGCGGGGCGGGGAGAAGCGGGTCGCGCTGGTCGTCGACTTCGGTACGGCGGCGGACGCGCCGGACGGTGAGACGCCTCCGGCGGCGCGTACGGCGTGTGCGCGGGTTCCGGACGACGCGAGTACGGCGGAGGCGCTCGCGTCCGTCGCGAAGCCGCTGCGGTACGACACGAACGCGATGCTCTGCGCGATCGCCGGGTATCCGGGGCAGGGGTGCGGTGAGGCGGTCGGCTCGGATGCCGATACGGATGCGGATGCGGATGCCGGCACCGACGCCGACGCCGATGGCCGTGCCGATGCCGACAGCCGTGGCGCTTCCGCGAGTTCACAGTCCGCTGCCGCCTCCGACGCGGGAGACGGGCCGCCTGACGGGCCCTCCGTCGGGCTGTTCGTCGGCGTGGGTGTGGTCGCCGTGCTCGGCGGCGCGGCGGTGTGGCAGGCGCGCCGGCGCCGGAGCTAG
- a CDS encoding energy-coupling factor transporter transmembrane component T, translating into MHPLAWWLWALGLATAASRTTNPLLLCLLIAVSGYVVATHRTDAPWARSYAAFMRLGLAVLLVRLGFAVVLGSPVPGTHTLFTLPEVPLPAWSQGIRLGGRVTAEGVLFALYDGLRLAALLICVGAANALANPARLLKSLPGALYEAGVAVVVAMTFAPHLVADVQRLRAARRLRGRPDRGVRGLLQVGLPVLEGALERSVALAAAMDSRGYGRTARVPARVRRTTAALTLGGLLGVCAGTYGVLTAEGGTYGLPVLFTGLVAALTGLRLGGRRSPRTRYRPDAWGVRAWLVAGSGTAVAVLLIVLAAYDSAALRPGVVPLAAPDLPLRPAAAILLGLVPAFAVPAPPRPARPGSPPTAVPPTDVPPTAVPSTPVPPTKEPA; encoded by the coding sequence GTGCACCCCCTCGCCTGGTGGCTCTGGGCCCTCGGGCTGGCGACCGCCGCGTCCCGGACCACGAACCCTCTGCTGCTCTGCCTGCTCATCGCGGTCTCCGGGTACGTCGTGGCCACGCACCGGACGGACGCGCCGTGGGCCCGGTCGTACGCCGCGTTCATGAGGCTGGGCCTGGCGGTGCTGCTCGTCCGCCTCGGCTTCGCGGTCGTGCTGGGCTCGCCCGTCCCCGGTACGCACACCCTGTTCACCCTGCCCGAAGTACCGCTCCCCGCCTGGTCGCAGGGCATCCGGCTGGGTGGCCGCGTCACGGCGGAGGGGGTGCTGTTCGCCCTGTACGACGGGCTGCGGCTGGCCGCCCTGCTGATCTGTGTCGGCGCCGCGAACGCCCTCGCGAACCCGGCGCGACTGCTCAAATCGCTCCCCGGCGCCCTCTACGAGGCGGGCGTCGCGGTGGTGGTGGCGATGACGTTCGCGCCGCATCTGGTGGCTGACGTCCAGCGGTTGCGGGCCGCACGACGGCTGCGCGGGCGTCCCGACCGTGGCGTGCGCGGACTGCTGCAGGTCGGACTGCCGGTGCTGGAGGGCGCGTTGGAGCGGTCGGTCGCGCTCGCCGCCGCGATGGACTCGCGCGGCTACGGCCGTACCGCTCGGGTCCCGGCCCGGGTCCGCCGTACGACCGCCGCGCTCACCCTGGGCGGGCTGCTCGGCGTCTGCGCGGGAACGTACGGCGTGCTGACCGCCGAGGGCGGCACCTACGGCCTGCCCGTCCTGTTCACCGGACTGGTGGCCGCGCTCACGGGCCTGCGGCTGGGCGGCCGGCGCTCGCCGCGCACCCGCTACCGGCCGGACGCGTGGGGCGTGCGCGCCTGGCTGGTGGCCGGCTCCGGGACCGCCGTCGCCGTGCTGCTGATCGTCCTCGCCGCGTACGACTCCGCCGCCCTGCGCCCCGGCGTCGTCCCCCTCGCCGCCCCGGACCTCCCCCTCCGCCCGGCCGCCGCGATCCTGCTGGGCCTGGTTCCCGCGTTCGCCGTGCCCGCCCCGCCGAGGCCCGCCCGGCCCGGCTCCCCGCCGACGGCCGTCC